Proteins from a single region of Urocitellus parryii isolate mUroPar1 chromosome 4, mUroPar1.hap1, whole genome shotgun sequence:
- the LOC144254135 gene encoding uncharacterized protein LOC144254135, translating into MTCCGCSGGCGSSCGGCGSSCCKPVCCCKPVCCCVPACSCSSCGSCGGCKGGCGSCGGCKGGCGSCGGCKGGCGSCGGCKGGCGSCGGCKGGCGSCGGCKSSCCQSSCCKPCCCQSSCCKPCCCQSSCCKPCCCQSSCCKPCCCQDSSCKSSCCQSSCCKPCCCQDSSCKSSCCKSSCCKPCCCQDSSCKSSCCKSSCCKPCCCQSSCCKPCCCQDSCCVPVCCQCKI; encoded by the coding sequence atgaccTGCTGTGGCTGCTCCGGGGGCTGTGGCTCCAGCTGTGGGGgctgtggctccagctgctgcaagcccGTGTGCTGCTGCAAGCCCGTGTGCTGCTGTGTGCCAGCCTGTTCCTGCTCCAGCTGTGGCTCCTGTGGGGGCTGCAAGGGGGGCTGTGGCTCCTGTGGGGGCTGCAAGGGGGGCTGTGGCTCCTGTGGGGGCTGCAAGGGGGGCTGTGGCTCCTGTGGGGGCTGCAAGGGGGGCTGTGGCTCCTGTGGGGGCTGCAAGGGGGGCTGTGGCTCCTGTGGGGGCTGCAAGTCCAGCTGCTGTCagtccagctgctgcaagccctgctgctgccagtccagctgctgcaagccctgctgctgccagtccagctgctgcaagccctgctgctgccagtccagctgctgcaagccctgcTGCTGCCAGGACAGCTCCTGCAAGTCCAGCTGCTGCCagtccagctgctgcaagccctgcTGCTGCCAGGACAGCTCCTGCAAGTCCAGCTGCTGCAagtccagctgctgcaagccctgcTGCTGCCAGGACAGCTCCTGCAAGTCCAGCTGCTGCAagtccagctgctgcaagccctgctgctgccagtccagctgctgcaagccctgcTGCTGCCAGGACAGCTGCTGTGTCCCTGTGTGCTGCCAGTGTAAGATCTGA